A single window of Sporosarcina sp. FSL W7-1349 DNA harbors:
- a CDS encoding HAD family hydrolase, whose product MNVWEQGVDTVLFDKDGTLIDFPSIWIPWVEDSVHYLRERISEIEISPAEVKQAIGVDVTDGSVDPRSPLAIASIEESITIFAFLLYQKGLSWDSAVTYARECVAYADKRQNDSTSLQAVDQIYDLLGEMKERGMRLGVLTADDTDKARKQLEGLQLGSYFDFVIGSDLVERGKPFPDMAYLARDRYGVDLNRAAMIGDTNADIQLGKRAGVKLTIGIASYTKGKTGHLQEADYKICKYSELFGKE is encoded by the coding sequence ATGAATGTTTGGGAACAAGGCGTGGACACTGTCCTATTTGATAAAGATGGCACATTGATCGATTTTCCTTCCATCTGGATTCCTTGGGTGGAGGATTCAGTCCACTATTTGCGCGAGAGAATATCCGAGATTGAGATATCGCCTGCTGAAGTGAAGCAGGCGATCGGAGTAGACGTTACGGACGGAAGTGTCGATCCGAGAAGCCCGTTGGCGATTGCGTCCATCGAGGAGAGCATCACCATCTTTGCATTCTTGCTTTATCAAAAGGGGCTGTCTTGGGACTCGGCTGTCACTTATGCAAGAGAGTGCGTTGCCTATGCTGATAAAAGACAGAATGATTCGACGAGTCTTCAGGCAGTGGATCAAATATACGATTTGCTCGGCGAGATGAAGGAAAGAGGGATGCGGCTCGGGGTGCTGACAGCGGACGACACGGACAAGGCGAGGAAACAGCTGGAGGGGCTTCAGTTGGGGAGTTATTTCGATTTCGTAATCGGCAGCGACTTGGTTGAGAGAGGAAAGCCTTTTCCGGACATGGCGTACTTGGCCCGTGACCGCTATGGGGTTGATTTGAATAGGGCGGCCATGATCGGGGATACGAATGCGGATATCCAATTGGGTAAACGGGCAGGCGTCAAATTGACGATTGGTATTGCGAGTTACACGAAAGGAAAAACAGGACACTTACAAGAAGCGGATTATAAAATCTGCAAATACAGCGAGTTGTTCGGAAAAGAGTAA